The Nitrospira sp. genome contains a region encoding:
- a CDS encoding Slp family lipoprotein, whose product MKVTPGLCVAYAVLSVFLGGCNRYQVIPERLAAQVNHKLTYEEVKASPDAYKGQIVVWGGEVLTAARETDRTKVEVLQLPLNKDHIPLDNRASSRGRFLAVDSRGEIIDPAIFEEGSRITVIGEIVGSRTETREKAMYDYPVIVIRDMTVWDGRTKSNYPFAGYYSYYGYGYYGNRPYTFWEGTRVSGS is encoded by the coding sequence TTGTGTGTCGCATATGCGGTTCTCTCAGTCTTCCTTGGCGGATGTAACCGGTATCAGGTCATTCCGGAGCGGTTGGCGGCCCAGGTCAATCACAAGTTGACGTATGAGGAAGTAAAAGCTTCTCCCGATGCATATAAAGGGCAGATAGTGGTATGGGGCGGGGAAGTACTCACTGCGGCGCGTGAGACGGATCGTACAAAAGTCGAAGTGCTCCAGTTGCCGCTGAACAAGGATCACATTCCGCTTGATAACCGGGCCTCGTCACGAGGACGATTTCTCGCAGTGGACAGTCGTGGTGAAATCATCGATCCCGCAATCTTTGAGGAAGGCTCACGAATCACCGTGATTGGTGAGATCGTAGGCTCCCGGACAGAAACGCGTGAAAAGGCGATGTATGACTATCCGGTGATCGTCATACGTGACATGACCGTCTGGGATGGACGTACCAAGTCGAACTATCCATTCGCCGGCTATTACAGTTATTACGGATACGGCTACTATGGAAACCGGCCATATACATTTTGGGAGGGAACTCGTGTTTCGGGGAGTTGA
- a CDS encoding HAD family hydrolase, with protein sequence MKYVALATDYDSTLASAGRVKPETIAALERLIQSGRKLVLVTGRLLPDILNIFPEVALCERVVADNGAVLYRPATREQLSLAPQIPAAFVDELRRRKVPELSVAESIVSTVRPHELTLLAAIRDLGLELQVIFNRDAVMVVPAGINKASGLVAALSEMALSPRNVVAIGDAENDHALLNQCEYAVAVANAVPMLKESADWVTIGAEGCGVSEIIDELVKHDMQVSPFNTSRRNVLIGTRQNGAEVAIPATGLNLLLAGSSGSGKSTLAIGILERVMEQGYQFCIIDPEGDYEGFAGAVMFGTPQRGPSVAEILTALEGSSTNVVVNLVGVPLHDRPAFFLALLPALQERRAKFGRPHWILVDEAHHLLPREWQPVQAVLAQDLTGMVYVTVHPDQVAKAVLRTVDIVVSLGEDPAGTIRRFCETLDLAIPEEELAALNHGEAVFWDRRSTEPPHRVRIAPCEADRQRHRRKYAEGELPADRSFYFRGPENALNLRAHNLIQFMQLAEGVDENTWLHHLRRGDYSTWMSEGIKDPQLADAARRIEQQPSLSAERSRRLIRSVIEERYTVPATGL encoded by the coding sequence ATGAAATATGTGGCACTCGCAACTGATTATGACAGCACGCTGGCAAGTGCCGGACGGGTGAAACCTGAGACGATCGCGGCACTCGAACGGCTTATCCAATCCGGGCGGAAACTCGTTCTGGTCACCGGACGTTTGCTGCCGGATATTCTCAATATCTTTCCTGAAGTCGCGCTGTGCGAACGAGTCGTCGCTGACAATGGTGCCGTGCTCTATCGGCCCGCGACACGCGAACAGCTGTCGTTGGCTCCTCAGATTCCTGCGGCGTTCGTCGACGAGCTGCGGCGCCGGAAGGTGCCGGAACTCTCGGTTGCGGAGTCGATCGTGAGCACGGTTCGACCGCATGAGCTGACGCTCCTTGCGGCCATTCGCGATTTGGGACTTGAGCTGCAAGTCATCTTCAATCGAGATGCGGTCATGGTCGTTCCGGCCGGCATCAACAAAGCCAGCGGTCTCGTGGCCGCCTTGAGTGAGATGGCGTTGTCGCCGCGCAACGTCGTTGCGATCGGGGATGCGGAAAACGACCATGCCTTGCTGAATCAGTGTGAATATGCGGTGGCGGTGGCCAATGCTGTGCCGATGCTCAAGGAAAGCGCCGATTGGGTCACCATCGGTGCGGAAGGATGTGGGGTTTCCGAAATCATCGATGAACTCGTCAAGCACGACATGCAGGTGTCACCGTTCAACACAAGCCGCCGCAATGTCCTGATCGGTACACGGCAGAACGGCGCAGAAGTCGCCATTCCCGCCACCGGATTAAACCTCTTGCTGGCGGGCTCTTCCGGAAGCGGAAAATCGACCTTGGCCATCGGGATTCTTGAGCGAGTGATGGAACAGGGCTATCAGTTTTGTATTATCGATCCGGAGGGAGATTATGAGGGCTTTGCCGGAGCGGTCATGTTTGGAACTCCTCAACGAGGTCCCAGCGTCGCTGAAATTCTCACTGCCCTTGAAGGCTCAAGCACGAATGTGGTCGTCAATCTTGTGGGTGTACCGCTGCATGATCGTCCGGCCTTCTTCTTGGCCCTCTTGCCTGCCCTTCAGGAGCGTCGAGCGAAGTTCGGACGTCCTCATTGGATACTCGTCGATGAAGCGCACCATTTGCTGCCCCGCGAATGGCAACCGGTTCAGGCAGTCCTGGCGCAAGACTTGACCGGTATGGTCTATGTCACGGTGCATCCGGACCAGGTTGCGAAAGCGGTGCTGCGTACGGTGGATATAGTCGTGTCTTTGGGAGAGGATCCGGCGGGTACAATCAGGAGGTTTTGTGAGACGCTTGATTTGGCTATACCCGAGGAGGAACTTGCGGCACTGAATCATGGTGAAGCGGTGTTTTGGGATCGACGATCCACCGAGCCACCCCACCGGGTACGCATTGCTCCGTGCGAAGCAGACCGTCAACGTCATCGCCGGAAATATGCCGAAGGCGAGTTGCCCGCCGATCGAAGCTTCTACTTTCGGGGTCCTGAAAATGCGCTGAACCTGCGCGCGCATAACCTGATCCAATTCATGCAGCTGGCGGAGGGTGTGGATGAAAACACGTGGTTGCATCATCTTCGACGGGGGGATTACAGCACATGGATGTCGGAAGGCATTAAGGATCCCCAGTTGGCCGATGCCGCTCGGCGGATTGAACAGCAGCCATCTCTCAGCGCCGAACGCAGCCGCCGATTGATACGGTCGGTGATCGAGGAGAGGTACACTGTTCCCGCAACGGGTCTGTAA
- a CDS encoding response regulator, protein MDGYGKRVLIIDDDQDIRFVTGMALMDAGYNVYSACDGIEGSEEMKKRRYDVVLVDYHMPRLNGLQFIQLCRAMWPATPIILMSGDRYLTEHFDKVDGAYTCMAKPFELSKLLTLVNQACGEPQPIVGTAQPF, encoded by the coding sequence ATGGATGGGTACGGCAAACGGGTGCTGATCATCGATGACGATCAAGATATTCGCTTCGTGACAGGAATGGCATTGATGGATGCCGGGTATAATGTCTACTCGGCATGCGACGGCATCGAAGGATCCGAGGAAATGAAAAAACGCCGCTACGATGTGGTGCTCGTGGATTACCACATGCCACGATTGAACGGCTTACAGTTCATCCAACTCTGCCGTGCCATGTGGCCGGCGACGCCCATCATTCTGATGTCCGGTGATAGGTATCTGACGGAGCATTTCGATAAGGTTGACGGCGCGTACACGTGCATGGCCAAGCCCTTTGAGTTGTCGAAGCTGCTGACGCTCGTCAACCAAGCCTGTGGAGAACCGCAGCCGATCGTCGGAACAGCGCAACCCTTCTGA
- a CDS encoding sigma-54-dependent Fis family transcriptional regulator, with protein MHNPNILIVDDDAEAQTQLRGILSKEGYEVDTASNGQAALGAVSRQTPDLVLSDINMPKLDGLSLLGELRSRGLEMPVILMTAYGSLKTAVDGIRAGAFDYISKPFLQEDVRLVVRRALEHTQLSRQDHELKEQLHNLSHSDHLVGSSPAVVSVYKSVARVAQTDSTVLLEGESGTGKELIARAIHANSARSAGPFVTVDGGALTETLLESELFGHERGSFTGAIGVKKGLLEKAHLGTCFLDEVADLSPALQGKLLRVIQEREFRRVGGTATLTVDVRIIAASKKNLSSLVQAGTFREDLYYRLNVVAIGIPPLRERMEDIPLLAQYFVRMYGATKSKPVTGFSTEAMNVLTRYWWPGNVRELENAIERAVALTPHPIICPQDLPQVVQAAPVQSVAHARGWVTLAELEREHIVRVLKHHRQDLGRSATILGIHRKTLLRKLRQFGLADQPRTTYLTPDMLSETLSTESLSTNHNPHEFDYSPS; from the coding sequence ATGCATAATCCGAATATCCTGATCGTCGACGACGACGCCGAGGCCCAAACTCAGCTTCGAGGAATCCTGTCAAAAGAAGGGTACGAAGTCGATACTGCCTCCAACGGACAGGCCGCCCTAGGTGCTGTCAGCAGACAGACGCCTGATCTTGTTCTGTCCGATATCAACATGCCGAAACTCGATGGCCTCTCTCTGCTTGGAGAGTTGCGATCCCGTGGACTTGAGATGCCGGTCATCCTGATGACGGCCTACGGCAGCCTCAAAACCGCGGTAGACGGCATTCGAGCGGGCGCGTTCGACTACATCAGCAAACCGTTTCTCCAGGAGGATGTACGGCTGGTGGTCCGCCGGGCGCTCGAACATACTCAATTATCCCGCCAAGACCATGAATTGAAAGAGCAGCTTCACAATCTCTCCCATTCCGATCATCTGGTGGGTAGCAGTCCTGCCGTCGTGTCCGTCTACAAATCCGTTGCCCGAGTGGCGCAGACGGATAGCACCGTGTTGCTCGAGGGGGAAAGCGGAACCGGCAAAGAGCTCATTGCCCGCGCCATTCATGCCAACAGCGCACGCAGCGCGGGGCCTTTCGTCACGGTGGATGGAGGAGCGTTGACCGAAACCCTGCTCGAGTCCGAACTGTTCGGCCACGAACGCGGCTCGTTCACCGGCGCAATCGGGGTGAAGAAGGGGCTGCTGGAGAAAGCCCATCTTGGCACATGTTTTCTTGATGAAGTAGCCGATCTCTCGCCGGCACTGCAAGGAAAGCTGCTTCGCGTAATCCAAGAACGGGAATTCCGGCGCGTCGGCGGTACTGCGACCCTGACGGTCGACGTTCGCATTATCGCCGCATCAAAAAAGAACTTAAGTTCTCTTGTTCAGGCCGGAACGTTTCGCGAGGACCTGTACTACCGACTCAACGTGGTAGCGATCGGCATTCCTCCGTTGCGAGAACGCATGGAAGACATCCCGCTCCTGGCTCAGTACTTTGTACGGATGTACGGGGCGACCAAATCAAAGCCCGTCACGGGGTTCTCCACCGAAGCCATGAACGTGCTGACCCGCTACTGGTGGCCGGGAAACGTGCGTGAGTTGGAGAATGCCATCGAGCGGGCAGTGGCCCTGACTCCACATCCAATCATCTGTCCTCAGGATCTGCCTCAGGTCGTCCAAGCCGCCCCCGTACAGTCCGTGGCTCATGCCCGAGGATGGGTGACCTTGGCCGAATTGGAACGGGAACATATCGTGCGCGTGTTGAAACACCACCGTCAAGACCTCGGCCGATCTGCCACAATCTTGGGAATCCACCGCAAGACACTTCTACGGAAGCTCAGGCAGTTTGGCCTTGCAGATCAACCGCGGACAACCTATCTGACTCCGGACATGTTGTCTGAGACGTTATCGACGGAATCTTTGTCGACAAATCACAACCCGCATGAATTCGATTATTCACCTTCATAA
- a CDS encoding DUF1328 domain-containing protein encodes MLSWAVTFLVIAIIAGVLGLSGVAGTATSIAYVLFVVFLIFALIGLIMGRRPPVT; translated from the coding sequence ATGCTGAGCTGGGCCGTAACTTTTCTCGTCATCGCTATCATAGCCGGAGTCCTGGGGCTCTCAGGGGTCGCAGGAACGGCCACCTCCATCGCCTATGTCCTCTTCGTCGTTTTTCTGATTTTTGCCTTGATCGGGTTGATCATGGGACGTAGACCGCCTGTCACATAG
- a CDS encoding tetratricopeptide repeat protein, which translates to MIIMIRTLLSLQLGAIITVFNCSPGWAQVTLWESYQSSGNQAIQEQRAADAERLLLAAVRHIEVLNPEDPRLAKSLNNLAVLYGTQNREVEAEPLLQRALAINEHAFGWQHPAVALTLQNLGIIYAAQGNFSEAHDVLSKSLGISLLVFGSTHPRIGSTLRTFATVYALEGDFQEAKRFAANSISVFERALGERHPETTLSMEMMIKLLSIMHREPEAEQLVSRLSRIRQKPTAPIDVPEDADSNRDSALLK; encoded by the coding sequence GTGATCATTATGATTCGCACCTTACTCTCACTACAACTTGGGGCGATAATCACGGTCTTCAACTGCAGTCCCGGCTGGGCGCAAGTGACGCTCTGGGAAAGCTATCAGTCGTCCGGGAATCAAGCCATTCAGGAGCAGCGAGCCGCGGATGCCGAACGGCTATTGCTTGCAGCCGTCAGACATATCGAGGTGTTGAACCCCGAGGATCCTCGATTGGCCAAGAGCCTGAACAACCTGGCTGTCCTATACGGCACACAAAACCGGGAAGTAGAGGCCGAGCCGCTGCTTCAGCGCGCATTGGCTATCAATGAACACGCATTCGGATGGCAGCATCCCGCCGTGGCATTGACGCTTCAGAATCTGGGAATCATCTACGCCGCACAAGGCAATTTCTCAGAAGCACATGATGTCCTGAGCAAAAGTCTCGGAATCTCGCTGCTCGTTTTTGGCAGTACTCATCCGCGTATCGGTTCAACTCTTCGAACGTTCGCGACAGTGTACGCCCTGGAGGGGGACTTTCAGGAAGCGAAACGATTCGCGGCCAACTCAATCTCCGTATTCGAGCGCGCGCTTGGAGAACGGCATCCGGAAACTACCTTGAGCATGGAAATGATGATTAAGCTCCTATCGATCATGCATCGCGAACCTGAAGCCGAACAACTCGTGTCGCGCCTCAGCAGAATACGCCAAAAACCGACTGCTCCAATTGACGTGCCCGAAGACGCCGATTCGAACCGGGATAGTGCCCTGTTGAAATGA
- a CDS encoding porin family protein — protein sequence MYTLFGKAFAAATLFVSLTVLPFIGAAQAEDGTVNWAGMPQVDIGFFSVGGRATYFDPKEGDAKWFGGAQLRIHPLRYLAIEGSADYRREEFAGGTKSHTYPVQGSLLIYPLGTTRIAPFLLGGGGWYYSTIDGPGGFSDTQHRFGGHVGGGLQFFVTNHLSIDSTYRHIWLERIESKGANLEDKKFNDNGHMVTIGLNVHF from the coding sequence ATGTATACACTTTTTGGTAAAGCCTTCGCGGCCGCCACGCTATTCGTCAGCCTCACTGTCCTTCCATTCATCGGTGCGGCGCAAGCCGAAGACGGCACGGTGAACTGGGCCGGCATGCCCCAAGTCGATATCGGTTTCTTTTCTGTGGGCGGCCGTGCAACCTACTTTGATCCCAAAGAAGGCGATGCGAAGTGGTTCGGCGGCGCGCAACTTCGCATTCATCCCTTGCGGTACCTCGCGATCGAGGGCTCGGCAGATTATCGACGGGAGGAGTTCGCCGGGGGGACTAAGTCCCACACGTATCCCGTGCAGGGATCGTTGCTGATTTATCCATTGGGGACGACACGTATCGCTCCTTTCCTATTGGGCGGCGGTGGTTGGTACTATTCGACGATTGACGGCCCCGGAGGTTTTTCAGACACGCAACATCGCTTTGGAGGGCATGTGGGTGGAGGCTTACAGTTTTTTGTCACCAACCACTTATCCATCGACAGTACCTATCGCCACATTTGGCTGGAACGGATCGAATCCAAGGGAGCGAACCTCGAGGACAAGAAATTCAACGATAATGGTCACATGGTTACGATCGGCCTCAACGTCCACTTCTAG
- a CDS encoding CsbD family protein has protein sequence MNADIFKGKWNQFKGELKRQWGQFTDDDLMQIEGNYDKFKGKVQERYGDRKEALEAWTDKWYGGQSTPTGGSSATNLRK, from the coding sequence ATGAATGCGGACATATTCAAAGGCAAATGGAATCAATTCAAGGGAGAGCTCAAGCGGCAGTGGGGGCAATTTACCGACGACGATCTCATGCAAATCGAAGGGAATTACGACAAATTCAAAGGGAAAGTCCAGGAACGTTATGGCGACCGCAAGGAGGCTCTCGAGGCTTGGACAGATAAATGGTACGGCGGTCAATCAACCCCTACCGGAGGATCGTCCGCAACCAATCTTCGAAAATAA
- a CDS encoding response regulator transcription factor gives MYSAHILLADDHPLVLESMKQLLEPAFSVVGTARTGQEVLDAAKELRPDIVLLDANMPGMSGFEAARKLKSLLPTVKVIFVTMLTEAVYVSEAFRAGAAGYVLKQSASDELHEAVKSAMMNRRYVSTKLNVEIREAMECEWSRPEGYTTDLTQRQRQILVLLANGCSTKNIAKDLNISMKTVEFHKANITRKLGVRTTSDLIRFALASGITEL, from the coding sequence ATGTATAGTGCACATATTTTGCTCGCTGACGATCACCCCCTTGTACTGGAGAGCATGAAGCAATTGCTCGAGCCGGCCTTTTCAGTGGTGGGAACCGCGAGGACAGGACAGGAGGTGCTCGATGCCGCCAAGGAGTTGCGACCGGATATCGTGCTCCTCGACGCGAATATGCCGGGAATGAGCGGATTTGAAGCGGCGCGAAAGCTCAAATCCCTGCTTCCCACCGTGAAGGTCATATTTGTGACGATGCTTACCGAAGCTGTGTATGTGAGCGAAGCATTTCGCGCGGGAGCGGCGGGCTATGTGCTGAAGCAGTCGGCCTCGGATGAACTGCACGAGGCGGTCAAGAGCGCGATGATGAATCGGCGGTACGTGTCTACCAAGCTCAACGTGGAAATTCGCGAAGCCATGGAGTGCGAATGGTCGAGGCCGGAAGGGTATACGACCGACTTAACCCAGCGGCAACGGCAAATTCTTGTCCTGCTTGCCAATGGGTGCAGCACTAAGAATATCGCCAAAGACCTTAATATTTCGATGAAGACCGTCGAGTTTCACAAAGCCAATATTACCCGCAAACTTGGTGTCCGTACCACATCCGATTTGATTCGCTTTGCGCTCGCCTCGGGAATAACGGAGTTGTGA
- a CDS encoding response regulator transcription factor, with product MNTRPTILLADDHVLVAEGLQKLLEPEFTLLGILADGRALLKAIEECPPDIAIVDISLPLLNGLDASRQIRKHNPSIKVIVLTMHSESSYVMEALRIGVSGYVLKQSVGDELVQAIKEVLKGNTYISPIVPQSVVEQAMHPLPTESEAEEGGFSHTLSLRQREVLQLVAEGKSIKEVAAVLNLSTKTVEFHKTRIMRQLGMRSAAQLTKYAIANGLITIH from the coding sequence ATGAATACACGGCCAACCATCCTGCTGGCGGATGATCACGTCCTTGTCGCGGAAGGCCTTCAGAAACTGTTGGAGCCTGAATTTACACTGTTAGGCATCCTTGCGGACGGCCGAGCGCTGCTGAAAGCCATCGAAGAATGTCCGCCGGACATCGCGATCGTGGACATTTCCCTACCGTTGCTCAATGGATTGGATGCGTCTCGCCAAATCCGCAAACACAACCCATCCATCAAAGTCATCGTTCTCACGATGCACTCGGAGTCGAGTTATGTGATGGAAGCGTTACGCATCGGGGTGTCAGGCTATGTGCTCAAGCAGTCGGTCGGAGATGAGCTGGTACAGGCCATCAAGGAGGTGCTCAAAGGCAATACCTACATCTCTCCCATCGTCCCGCAAAGCGTAGTCGAACAAGCGATGCATCCACTCCCCACGGAAAGCGAGGCAGAAGAGGGAGGTTTCTCGCATACCCTCAGCCTGCGACAGCGGGAAGTGCTGCAGCTCGTGGCCGAAGGCAAGTCCATCAAGGAAGTTGCGGCGGTGCTGAACCTGTCGACCAAGACTGTCGAGTTTCACAAGACACGGATCATGAGACAGCTTGGTATGCGGTCCGCCGCTCAGCTGACGAAGTATGCCATTGCAAACGGCCTCATCACCATTCACTAA
- a CDS encoding response regulator transcription factor, translated as MTINTTERDQSQVRIPAPHDQLTQSLIVMRMKLRPAVPLVPDKRAAGLLNDLDQALIEALNYTRSLVVELQPPTDCATVSLSITPSHDLYAPAHAQGKSHARSTPGDEQNRTPSNTQPATSPSNSEFSTDVHHQKLPIRVLLVDDHSMVRQGLRSLLEGYSDIEVVGEAADGQESLACVEHLRPSVVVMDLNMPKMNGVDATAAIKSQYPETIVLGLSVNAGHDNYAAMTQAGASALLTKEAAVDQLYDLIHQALTAKP; from the coding sequence GTGACCATCAACACTACGGAACGTGATCAATCGCAGGTCCGGATTCCTGCTCCGCATGACCAGCTGACTCAATCTCTCATCGTGATGCGCATGAAGCTCCGCCCGGCGGTGCCGTTGGTACCTGACAAGAGAGCCGCAGGACTTCTGAATGATCTCGATCAGGCTCTCATAGAAGCGCTGAACTACACACGGTCCTTGGTCGTTGAACTGCAGCCGCCGACAGATTGCGCGACGGTATCCCTGTCGATCACGCCAAGTCATGATCTGTACGCGCCTGCGCATGCCCAAGGCAAGAGCCATGCGCGCTCAACGCCCGGCGACGAACAAAACAGGACGCCCTCAAATACTCAGCCTGCCACATCACCGAGCAATTCTGAATTCAGCACTGACGTACACCATCAGAAATTACCCATCCGTGTTTTGTTGGTGGACGATCACTCGATGGTGCGGCAAGGTTTACGCAGCCTTTTGGAGGGCTATTCCGATATTGAAGTGGTGGGTGAAGCGGCCGACGGTCAGGAATCGCTTGCTTGTGTCGAACACCTGCGGCCTTCGGTCGTCGTCATGGACCTGAATATGCCAAAAATGAACGGGGTCGATGCGACCGCGGCCATCAAATCACAATATCCCGAGACGATCGTTCTTGGATTGTCGGTGAACGCGGGTCATGACAACTATGCGGCGATGACTCAGGCAGGCGCGTCGGCCCTCTTGACGAAAGAAGCCGCGGTAGATCAACTGTACGACCTGATTCATCAAGCCCTGACAGCCAAACCATGA
- a CDS encoding acetolactate synthase large subunit — MTVAELLVRCLENEGVRFLFTIPGEETLGLMDALTGSSIRVIATRHEQGAAFMADVYGRLSGKTGVCLSTLGPGATNLATGIGDAFLDRAPLLAITGQASLNRRHKESHQYIDVMSMFKPVTKWSTSISKPEVIPEAVRKAFKIAQTEKPGPTHLELPEDVADEHIGNAGAVAPLFVQAPVMPEPAPSQVARAVRTIAEAKRPVILAGNGVIRGGASDEVRRFARRLQIPVLHTFMAKGVLPDSEPLSLYTLGLQMRDYTAIVMEQADVVLALGYDFVEYAPCFWNPRRDKRIVHMDVSPAEVDEHYIAEVGVLGDLRLSLDLLGSKLATFQSSWVRDARAIVLEGFEAELSEATSWPIRPQHLIRELRAALGPDDIVICDVGAHKLWMARMFPCDAPNSCIISNGFAAMGIGVPGAIAAKLLFPQRRIVAVTGDGGFLMNSQELETAVRLELPIVILVWRDDGYGVIRWKQQLRYGRTSGVEFTNPDFVRFAQSFGAAGYRVKDLSELRSILREALEANVPAVIDCPIDYQENLKLAERLSRLG, encoded by the coding sequence ATGACCGTGGCCGAGCTACTCGTGAGGTGTCTCGAAAATGAAGGGGTCCGGTTCTTGTTCACCATCCCCGGCGAAGAGACCCTCGGGCTGATGGATGCACTCACCGGTTCGTCGATCCGGGTGATTGCAACTCGGCACGAACAAGGGGCCGCGTTCATGGCGGATGTGTATGGGCGGCTCAGTGGGAAAACCGGTGTCTGCCTTTCCACGCTGGGACCGGGCGCCACGAATCTCGCGACAGGTATCGGGGATGCGTTCCTGGATCGAGCGCCGTTGCTGGCCATCACCGGGCAGGCGTCATTGAACCGGCGCCACAAGGAATCTCATCAGTACATCGATGTGATGTCGATGTTCAAACCCGTGACCAAATGGAGCACCTCCATCTCGAAACCCGAGGTCATTCCCGAAGCAGTTCGCAAAGCGTTCAAGATCGCCCAAACTGAAAAGCCGGGCCCGACCCATCTCGAGTTGCCTGAGGATGTCGCCGATGAACACATTGGGAACGCCGGTGCCGTCGCCCCTCTCTTCGTACAAGCGCCGGTCATGCCTGAGCCGGCTCCCAGTCAGGTTGCCCGAGCCGTTCGGACTATCGCCGAAGCCAAGCGCCCGGTGATTCTTGCGGGGAACGGCGTCATCCGTGGAGGAGCGTCCGATGAAGTCCGCCGGTTCGCGCGGCGGCTCCAGATTCCTGTTCTCCACACCTTCATGGCCAAGGGCGTCCTGCCGGACAGCGAGCCCCTCTCGCTCTATACCCTCGGCCTTCAAATGCGGGACTACACCGCGATCGTTATGGAGCAGGCCGACGTCGTGCTCGCCCTCGGCTATGACTTCGTAGAATACGCACCCTGCTTCTGGAATCCTCGGCGGGACAAGCGGATTGTGCATATGGATGTGTCGCCCGCGGAAGTGGATGAACATTACATTGCCGAAGTCGGCGTATTGGGAGATTTGCGCCTGTCGTTGGACTTGCTCGGCTCAAAGTTGGCAACGTTTCAATCCTCCTGGGTCCGCGATGCCCGCGCAATCGTCCTCGAGGGTTTCGAAGCGGAACTTTCCGAAGCCACGTCATGGCCCATTCGTCCACAACATCTTATCCGGGAACTGCGGGCGGCGCTTGGGCCGGATGATATTGTGATATGCGACGTCGGCGCCCACAAGCTTTGGATGGCTCGCATGTTTCCGTGCGACGCGCCGAACTCCTGCATCATCTCAAACGGGTTTGCCGCCATGGGGATCGGTGTGCCGGGAGCCATCGCCGCCAAATTACTGTTCCCCCAGCGTCGGATCGTGGCCGTCACCGGCGACGGAGGCTTTCTGATGAATTCGCAAGAGCTGGAAACCGCGGTGCGTCTCGAATTGCCGATCGTCATCCTTGTATGGCGAGACGACGGATACGGCGTGATCCGTTGGAAGCAACAGCTCCGGTATGGCCGAACGTCGGGCGTCGAGTTCACTAATCCCGACTTTGTGCGCTTCGCGCAAAGTTTCGGCGCAGCCGGGTACCGGGTCAAGGATCTCTCGGAATTACGATCAATTCTTCGCGAAGCCCTTGAGGCGAATGTGCCTGCCGTCATCGATTGTCCCATTGATTATCAGGAGAATCTCAAGCTGGCCGAACGCCTGAGTCGACTTGGGTAA